The Chitinophaga niabensis genome segment GGGTCGTCTGTCAACCGGTTGTGCTCTGTTCGTTAGTGTTTGCATATAATGAGTTTCGAATGTTTTTAATTAAAAGCCGATCGAGCGGTATAACACCACAGCGCCGGTAATGAGCATATTCACCAATGCCAGTGGTATCAATATCTTCCAGCCCAGCTTCATCAGTTGATCATAACGGAAACGCGGTAAGGTCCAGCGTACCCACATGAAGAAGAAGATGAACGCGAATGTTTTCAGGAATAGGGCCACTATACCTAAAATGGTCACCGTGTTAGGACTAAGTCCCAGGCTGTCCATAAAGGGGAAGTGGTATCCACCGAAATATAAAGTAGCCATCAGCGCAGAGCTGATGAACATATTGATATACTCCGCAAACAGGTAAAAGCCCAGTTTCATGGAAGAATACTCCAGGTGATATCCGCCGTTCAGTTCGTTCTCCGCTTCCGGCAGGTCAAATGGTGTACGGTTACACTCTGCAAAAGCACAGATCAAAAAGATCAGGAAACCAACAGGCTGTAACAACACATTCCAGATACCGCTTTCCCGTTGTTGTTCCACCATATCTTTCAAAGAGGGAGAACCACTGATCATGAATAATGCGATCAGGGAAAGCCCCATCGGCAATTCGTAAGAGATAACCTGCGATGCACCGCGGCAGGCAGCCAGCAGGGAGAACTTGTTATTGGAAGCCCATCCGCCGATCATGATA includes the following:
- the nuoH gene encoding NADH-quinone oxidoreductase subunit NuoH; this encodes MTLLTIAIDWFYVIEKILLISAVLAASLVIAMYSTWGERKVAAWIQDRRGPNRAGPFGLLQPLADGGKLFFKEEIIPSTANKFLFILGPSMAMLTACMTSAVIPWGDVLTIAGREVSLQIADINIGVLWVIMVVGMGVYGIMIGGWASNNKFSLLAACRGASQVISYELPMGLSLIALFMISGSPSLKDMVEQQRESGIWNVLLQPVGFLIFLICAFAECNRTPFDLPEAENELNGGYHLEYSSMKLGFYLFAEYINMFISSALMATLYFGGYHFPFMDSLGLSPNTVTILGIVALFLKTFAFIFFFMWVRWTLPRFRYDQLMKLGWKILIPLALVNMLITGAVVLYRSIGF